The following are from one region of the Channa argus isolate prfri chromosome 6, Channa argus male v1.0, whole genome shotgun sequence genome:
- the LOC137129236 gene encoding sodium/potassium-transporting ATPase subunit gamma-like, whose amino-acid sequence MGVWCAPAPVADGATHTYIHLDRGDTEFLAAQFGQLNTHRQANMSSPKGADIDPDADFVYDYYTLRLGGLIFAGVIVFLSILLLAGNKIRKCGKSKSRQVEQD is encoded by the exons ATGGGAGTTTGGTGTGCACCAGCCCCTGTTGCAGACGGGgccacacacacgtacatacaCCTGGATAGAGGAGATACAGAGTTCTTGGCAGCTCAG TTTGGtcaactaaacacacacagacaagccaACATGTCTTCTCCTAAAG GTGCAGACATTGACCCAGATGCAGACTTTGTATATG ACTACTATACACTGCGTCTTGGAGGCCTGATCTTCGCAGGGGTCATTGTGTTCCTATCAATCCTTCTACTGGCAG GCAACAAAATCAGAAAGTGTGGAAAATCTAAG TCAAGACAAGTCGAACAAGACTAA
- the fxyd6 gene encoding FXYD domain-containing ion transport regulator 6 — translation METILLFLSSLLVCVAAVPDPSAKDDQEKAENPFIYDYESLRIGGLAFAVVLFTLGILLILSRRCRCSINQKPRAPGDEEVQEENLIVSKAAADAKETPAET, via the exons ATGGAAACTattttgctctttctctcttcactccTGGTGTGCGTGGCTG CTGTACCAGATCCCAGTGCAAAGG atGATcaggaaaaagctgaaaaccCATTTATTTATG ACTACGAGAGCCTGAGGATTGGAGGACTGGCATTTGCTGTAGTGCTGTTCACACTGGGTATTCTTCTTATCCTCA GTCGACGATGCCGCTGCAGTATCAACCAGAAGCCCAG AGCCCCTGGTGACGAGGAGGTGCAGGAGGAGAACCTGATTGTCTCCAAGG CTGCCGCAGATGCCAAAGAGACTCCAGCAGAGACTTAA